One region of Mangifera indica cultivar Alphonso unplaced genomic scaffold, CATAS_Mindica_2.1 Un_0015, whole genome shotgun sequence genomic DNA includes:
- the LOC123205778 gene encoding UV radiation resistance-associated gene protein-like isoform X1: MDQQQPPTLSSSSSSAAKLVDPEKVKVIGWEDFEQELARLMSLSSALQQAKDKSHSLQDKLNSLIQIKAESLNRANELEQMKEKLEARRVVMEKMSMLSKVAEENAKKQEERLSMEVRSLLVSGTALSVARRRLQESNKLLSGEKGYGHLENLNKMLRLRQQFMIQQVSLLYPVKILVGPKQEQELESFPSSSKSGSAAGSKPINPGSLTILGLHLTMLPFTKISLFTDKKEVQRSATALGYIAHAVSLIAHYLQVPLRYPLHLGGSHSYINDYAPSIEPSSSDLLLSTLSSNTKPVEFPLFLDGQDTTRAAYAVFLLNKDVEQLLNFIGVKSLGPRHVLANLKELLRTIQSAEYIDT, translated from the exons ATGGATCAACAACAGCCGCctactctctcttcttcttcttcttcagcagCCAAATTAGTCGATCCAGAAAAAGTCAAAGTCATCGGATGGGAAGATTTTGAGCAAGAACTTGCCCGATTGATGAGTCTCTCCTCGGCTCTTCAACAAGCTAAGGACAAAAGTCATTCTCTTCAAGACAAGCTCAACTCTCTTATtcag ATTAAGGCTGAGTCATTGAACCGAGCAAATGAGCTTGAGCAGATGAAGGAGAAACTGGAGGCTAGAAGAGTCGTTATGGAAAAAATGTCAATGCTTTCTAAAGTTGCTGAGGAGAATGCTAAAAAACAGGAGGAAAGACTTAGTATGGAAGTTAGGTCTCTATTAGTGTCTGGGACAGCTCTTTCTGTCGCTAGGAGGCGATTGCAG GAATCAAATAAGTTACTTTCTGGAGAAAAGGGTTATGGTcatcttgaaaatttgaataagatGTTACGATTGAGACAGCAATTTATGATTCAACAAGTGTCTTTGCTCTATCCTGTAAAGATCTTGGTTGGACCAAAACAAGAGCAAGAACTTGAATCATTTCCAAGCAGTAGTAAATCAG GGAGTGCTGCTGGATCTAAACCTATTAATCCAGGATCCCTAACAATCTTAGGCCTGCATTTGACCATGCTTCCTTTTACAAAGATAAGTCTTTTTACTGATAAGAAAGAGGTTCAGAGGTCTGCAACTGCCTTGGGGTATATCGCACAT GCAGTTTCACTTATAGCTCATTATTTACAAGTTCCACTGCGTTATCCTTTGCACTTGGGTGGTTCCCActcatatataaatgattatgcaCCTTCAATAGAGCCTTCATCATCTGATTTGTTATTGAGCACACTGTCCTCGAATACAAAGCCTGTAGAATTTCCTCTCTTTTTAGATGGCCAAGACACTACAAGAGCAGCTTATGCTGTATTCTTGTTaaataag GATGTAGAGCAGCTATTGAATTTCATTGGTGTAAAGAGTTTAGGACCACGCCACGTTCTGGCTAATTTAAAGGAGCTGTTAAGGACCATACAGTCTGCAGAATATATAGATACATGA
- the LOC123205778 gene encoding uncharacterized protein LOC123205778 isoform X2 produces the protein MKEKLEARRVVMEKMSMLSKVAEENAKKQEERLSMEVRSLLVSGTALSVARRRLQESNKLLSGEKGYGHLENLNKMLRLRQQFMIQQVSLLYPVKILVGPKQEQELESFPSSSKSGSAAGSKPINPGSLTILGLHLTMLPFTKISLFTDKKEVQRSATALGYIAHAVSLIAHYLQVPLRYPLHLGGSHSYINDYAPSIEPSSSDLLLSTLSSNTKPVEFPLFLDGQDTTRAAYAVFLLNKDVEQLLNFIGVKSLGPRHVLANLKELLRTIQSAEYIDT, from the exons ATGAAGGAGAAACTGGAGGCTAGAAGAGTCGTTATGGAAAAAATGTCAATGCTTTCTAAAGTTGCTGAGGAGAATGCTAAAAAACAGGAGGAAAGACTTAGTATGGAAGTTAGGTCTCTATTAGTGTCTGGGACAGCTCTTTCTGTCGCTAGGAGGCGATTGCAG GAATCAAATAAGTTACTTTCTGGAGAAAAGGGTTATGGTcatcttgaaaatttgaataagatGTTACGATTGAGACAGCAATTTATGATTCAACAAGTGTCTTTGCTCTATCCTGTAAAGATCTTGGTTGGACCAAAACAAGAGCAAGAACTTGAATCATTTCCAAGCAGTAGTAAATCAG GGAGTGCTGCTGGATCTAAACCTATTAATCCAGGATCCCTAACAATCTTAGGCCTGCATTTGACCATGCTTCCTTTTACAAAGATAAGTCTTTTTACTGATAAGAAAGAGGTTCAGAGGTCTGCAACTGCCTTGGGGTATATCGCACAT GCAGTTTCACTTATAGCTCATTATTTACAAGTTCCACTGCGTTATCCTTTGCACTTGGGTGGTTCCCActcatatataaatgattatgcaCCTTCAATAGAGCCTTCATCATCTGATTTGTTATTGAGCACACTGTCCTCGAATACAAAGCCTGTAGAATTTCCTCTCTTTTTAGATGGCCAAGACACTACAAGAGCAGCTTATGCTGTATTCTTGTTaaataag GATGTAGAGCAGCTATTGAATTTCATTGGTGTAAAGAGTTTAGGACCACGCCACGTTCTGGCTAATTTAAAGGAGCTGTTAAGGACCATACAGTCTGCAGAATATATAGATACATGA